In the genome of Acinetobacter sp. WCHAc010034, one region contains:
- the repM gene encoding replication initiation protein RepM, with protein sequence MRELVVKDNALINASYNLDLVEQRLILLAIVEARESGKGINANDPLEVHAEGYINQFGVHRNTAYQALKDACNDLFARQFSYQKINERGNIENYRSRWVSEIGYVDNEAVVKLIFAPAIVPLITRLEEHFTKYELQQVSNLSSAYAVRLYELLIAWRSIGSTPVIELSDFRQRIGVLDTEYKRMERFKTSVLELALKQINEHTDITVKYEQHKKGRSIYGFSFTFKQKKVDAPSVGNKDPNTIDLFSKLSDSQRYLFANKLSELPEMGKYSQGTESYQQFSIRIAEMLQDPERFKELYPYLKKVGYMPSNKKDTVNG encoded by the coding sequence ATGAGAGAATTAGTTGTAAAAGACAATGCCTTAATCAATGCAAGCTATAATTTGGATTTAGTAGAACAACGTTTAATCTTATTGGCGATTGTTGAAGCAAGAGAAAGTGGCAAAGGGATTAATGCTAATGATCCCCTTGAAGTACATGCAGAAGGTTATATCAATCAATTTGGCGTACACCGCAATACTGCTTATCAAGCCTTAAAAGATGCCTGTAATGATTTATTCGCAAGACAATTCAGTTATCAGAAAATAAATGAAAGAGGGAATATTGAGAATTATAGATCCCGTTGGGTTAGTGAAATTGGATATGTAGATAATGAAGCCGTGGTTAAGCTTATTTTTGCCCCAGCAATAGTCCCATTAATTACACGCTTAGAAGAACACTTCACTAAATACGAATTACAGCAAGTTAGTAATCTCAGCAGTGCTTATGCTGTGCGTCTATATGAGCTATTGATTGCATGGAGAAGTATCGGCTCTACTCCAGTTATAGAGCTAAGTGATTTCCGACAACGAATTGGTGTGCTTGATACAGAGTACAAGCGCATGGAGCGCTTTAAAACGAGTGTACTAGAGCTTGCTCTTAAACAAATTAACGAACATACAGATATCACTGTAAAGTATGAACAGCATAAAAAAGGGCGCTCAATTTACGGATTTTCATTCACATTTAAACAAAAGAAAGTGGATGCTCCGTCTGTAGGAAATAAAGACCCAAACACAATAGATCTATTTTCAAAATTATCAGACTCTCAACGCTATTTGTTTGCTAACAAACTTTCTGAACTCCCTGAAATGGGAAAATATTCCCAGGGCACAGAAAGCTATCAGCAATTTTCCATTCGCATTGCCGAAATGCTGCAAGATCCCGAACGCTTTAAAGAACTATACCCATACTTAAAAAAAGTGGGATATATGCCATCCAATAAAAAGGACACAGTAAATGGCTAA